In Bosea vestrisii, the following are encoded in one genomic region:
- a CDS encoding glutathione S-transferase N-terminal domain-containing protein, translating to MSDLSAFPITKLWPAQHPDRLQLYSLPTPNGVKVSIMLEETGIPYEPHMIDIGKNESWTPEFLSLNPNGKIPSIIDPNGPGGKPFGLFESGAILVYLADKAGKFLPTDPARRYETLQWVFFQMAAIGPMFGQLGFFHKFAGREYDDKRPRDRYAKESKRLLGVLETRLSGRDWLMGDEYTIADIATLGWVRNLVGFYGAGELVEYDKLKLVPAWLERGLARPAVQRGLEIPKRPG from the coding sequence ATGTCCGATCTCTCCGCTTTTCCGATCACGAAGCTTTGGCCTGCCCAGCATCCTGACCGGCTGCAGCTCTATTCGCTGCCGACGCCAAATGGCGTGAAGGTTTCGATCATGCTGGAAGAGACCGGCATCCCCTACGAGCCGCACATGATCGACATCGGCAAGAACGAGAGCTGGACGCCGGAATTCCTCTCGCTCAACCCCAACGGCAAGATCCCGTCGATCATCGACCCGAACGGTCCCGGCGGAAAACCCTTCGGCCTGTTCGAATCCGGTGCGATCCTGGTCTACCTCGCCGACAAGGCCGGCAAGTTCCTGCCCACCGATCCCGCTCGCCGCTACGAGACCCTGCAATGGGTGTTTTTCCAGATGGCGGCGATCGGCCCGATGTTCGGCCAGCTCGGCTTCTTCCATAAATTCGCCGGCCGCGAATACGACGACAAGCGCCCGCGTGACCGCTACGCCAAAGAGAGCAAGCGCCTGCTCGGCGTGCTCGAGACCAGGCTTTCCGGCCGTGACTGGTTGATGGGCGACGAATACACCATCGCCGACATCGCGACGCTCGGCTGGGTCCGCAACCTCGTCGGCTTCTACGGCGCCGGTGAGCTGGTCGAATACGACAAGCTGAAGCTCGTCCCGGCGTGGCTGGAGCGTGGTCTGGCGCGTCCCGCCGTGCAGCGCGGTCTGGAGATCCCGAAGCGGCCGGGCTGA
- a CDS encoding ABC transporter ATP-binding protein encodes MIAAAASPAASIQGRGIVKAFGSFTAVEGLTLDIRSGEFVSLIGPSGCGKSTFMLMAAGLIPTSGGELLVNGKPLTEPLTDIGIVFQDHLLLEFRTALENVMLQAEIRGLPLAPAKERALELFAKLGISHAADRYPKQLSGGMRQRVSIARALIHNPSVLMMDEPFGALDAITRTQIRHDLEVLWLETAKTVVFITHSIEEAIGLSDRVLVMSPTPGRVVDEIKIELPRPRPAHLGDYPSFNAYADRIHDAFRRFGVIKY; translated from the coding sequence ATGATTGCAGCAGCCGCCTCTCCCGCCGCCTCTATCCAGGGGCGCGGGATCGTCAAGGCCTTCGGCAGCTTCACGGCCGTCGAAGGGCTGACACTCGATATCCGGAGCGGCGAGTTCGTCAGTTTGATCGGCCCCTCCGGCTGCGGCAAGAGCACGTTCATGCTGATGGCGGCCGGGCTGATCCCGACCAGCGGCGGGGAATTGCTGGTCAACGGCAAGCCGTTGACCGAGCCGCTGACCGATATCGGCATCGTCTTCCAGGACCATCTGCTGCTGGAATTCCGGACGGCACTGGAGAACGTCATGCTGCAGGCCGAGATCCGCGGCCTGCCGCTGGCGCCGGCGAAGGAGCGCGCGCTCGAGCTCTTCGCCAAGCTCGGCATCAGCCATGCCGCCGACCGCTATCCCAAGCAGCTCTCCGGCGGCATGCGCCAGCGCGTCTCGATTGCCCGCGCGCTGATCCACAACCCGTCGGTGCTGATGATGGACGAGCCCTTCGGTGCGCTCGACGCGATCACGCGCACACAGATAAGGCACGACCTCGAAGTGCTCTGGCTGGAGACGGCCAAGACCGTCGTCTTCATCACCCATTCGATCGAAGAGGCGATCGGCCTCTCCGACCGGGTGCTGGTGATGTCGCCGACGCCCGGCAGGGTCGTCGACGAGATCAAGATCGAGCTGCCGCGGCCGCGCCCGGCGCATCTCGGCGATTATCCGAGCTTCAACGCCTATGCCGACCGCATCCATGATGCGTTCCGGCGCTTCGGGGTGATCAAGTACTAG
- a CDS encoding ABC transporter substrate-binding protein: protein MLRRTLLTAAAMLALGTSGALAQAGGKPMKITLNFLAAAPNAGFMMAKQMGLYEKAGINLTIEEGKGSGTTAQMVATGQTDVGFADAPAAMQLRTKGAPVKIVAPVLQTNGFAIISLEESGIASPKDLIGKKLAVQPGTAQTILLDAILASNQIDKSKVDIINIDPGAFVGALLEKKVDAILGGADFHSVQIRERGFKVRDLFYRDVGVPTVGLSIIARDDKIKADAELYKKFIEASLQGWDAARKNPDAAADAVVAQFPSVKKAQVLAQFDVVNKLLCAPGAPSLGKVPEKNWSVSFDLLTQYLGLPKDKPITDYYTTELLPASAPACS from the coding sequence ATGCTGAGAAGGACATTGCTCACCGCCGCCGCCATGCTGGCGCTCGGCACGAGCGGCGCGCTCGCCCAGGCCGGCGGCAAGCCGATGAAGATCACGCTGAACTTCCTCGCGGCCGCGCCCAATGCCGGTTTCATGATGGCCAAGCAGATGGGCCTCTACGAGAAGGCGGGGATCAACCTGACGATCGAGGAAGGCAAGGGCTCGGGCACCACGGCGCAGATGGTCGCCACCGGCCAGACCGATGTCGGCTTCGCCGATGCGCCGGCCGCGATGCAGCTGCGCACCAAGGGCGCGCCGGTGAAGATCGTCGCGCCGGTGCTGCAGACCAACGGCTTTGCCATCATCTCGCTGGAAGAAAGCGGCATCGCCTCGCCCAAGGATCTGATCGGCAAGAAGCTCGCGGTCCAGCCCGGCACGGCGCAGACCATTCTGCTCGACGCCATCCTCGCCTCGAACCAGATCGACAAGAGCAAGGTCGACATCATCAACATCGATCCCGGCGCCTTCGTCGGCGCCCTGCTGGAGAAGAAGGTCGACGCCATTCTCGGCGGCGCCGATTTCCACTCGGTGCAGATCCGCGAGCGCGGCTTCAAGGTCCGCGACCTGTTCTACCGCGATGTCGGCGTGCCGACGGTGGGCCTGTCGATCATCGCCCGCGACGACAAGATCAAGGCCGATGCCGAGCTCTACAAGAAGTTCATCGAGGCGAGCCTGCAGGGCTGGGACGCCGCCCGCAAGAACCCGGATGCGGCAGCCGACGCCGTCGTCGCGCAATTCCCCTCGGTGAAGAAGGCGCAGGTGCTGGCGCAGTTCGACGTCGTCAACAAGCTGCTCTGCGCGCCCGGCGCCCCCTCGCTCGGCAAAGTGCCGGAGAAGAACTGGAGCGTGAGCTTCGACCTGCTGACGCAGTATCTCGGCCTGCCCAAGGACAAGCCGATCACCGACTACTACACGACCGAGCTGCTCCCGGCTTCGGCGCCGGCCTGCTCGTAG
- a CDS encoding ABC transporter permease, with protein sequence MSSDSATTETTAQASGNAAAWVSAIAWPLASFAVLLVAWQLLVPMAGIPEYILPVPSAFFERLWIDRALIFQHTLVTANEIVLGFLMAAVISIPLGYVIVSVRLLEKAIYPVIVFFQLVPKIAIAPLFVVWFGFGLFPKVLLTFLLCFFPTLVASMTGFRALDERVLYLTRSMGASAWQTFRYVRVPAALTYIFSGLKVSAVFAATGAIVGEFVGANAGLGYLLLRGTSFLDMPLIFACLVALSVVGILFSYLVDGLEVLLMPWQRKG encoded by the coding sequence ATGAGCAGCGACAGCGCAACCACGGAGACGACGGCTCAGGCCTCGGGTAATGCCGCCGCTTGGGTTTCAGCCATTGCCTGGCCCCTGGCGAGCTTCGCCGTGCTGCTCGTCGCCTGGCAGCTTCTGGTGCCGATGGCCGGCATCCCGGAATACATCCTGCCGGTGCCGAGCGCCTTCTTCGAGCGGCTCTGGATCGACCGGGCGCTGATCTTCCAGCACACGCTGGTGACGGCCAACGAGATCGTGCTCGGTTTCCTGATGGCAGCGGTGATCTCGATCCCGCTCGGCTACGTCATCGTCTCGGTCAGGCTGCTCGAAAAGGCGATCTACCCGGTCATCGTCTTCTTCCAGCTCGTGCCGAAGATCGCGATCGCACCGCTCTTCGTCGTCTGGTTCGGCTTCGGCCTATTCCCGAAAGTGCTGCTGACCTTCCTGCTCTGCTTCTTCCCGACGCTGGTCGCGAGCATGACGGGCTTTCGCGCACTGGACGAGCGCGTGCTCTATTTGACCCGCTCGATGGGCGCATCGGCCTGGCAGACCTTCCGCTATGTCCGGGTTCCGGCGGCACTGACCTATATCTTCTCGGGCCTCAAGGTCTCGGCCGTGTTCGCAGCGACGGGGGCGATCGTCGGCGAGTTCGTCGGCGCCAATGCCGGCCTCGGCTATCTGCTTTTGCGTGGCACGAGCTTCCTCGACATGCCGCTGATCTTTGCTTGCCTGGTGGCGCTCAGCGTCGTCGGCATCCTGTTCAGTTACCTCGTCGACGGACTCGAGGTGCTGCTGATGCCCTGGCAACGCAAGGGCTGA
- a CDS encoding IclR family transcriptional regulator: MTIAAVERAFKLLEALADEADGADLTVLAERLDLPVSATHRLLTTLAERGFVTQDAQSGAYGLTLKLSQLAFRNLDLRGLPDAGQIVLDELARATREYCRLAVVEGENLTWIARAQGATAGLRYEPPMGMGIVLHATATGKAWLASLPEAEALRIVCARGFDAEGRAGPNALSEVDALRKHLAETRSRGFALAVEEGEIGTVALATTFRAGPDAGAAIAGTLSVAGPLPRMLEPRRSEIAAALATAARNMAEIWPLRRRQIGPLPAVSTGAAGQTMPTETSA; the protein is encoded by the coding sequence GTGACGATCGCGGCGGTCGAGCGTGCATTCAAGTTGCTGGAGGCACTGGCTGATGAGGCCGATGGCGCCGACCTGACGGTGCTCGCCGAGCGACTCGACCTGCCGGTCAGCGCGACCCACCGGCTGCTCACGACTCTCGCCGAACGCGGTTTCGTCACCCAGGATGCGCAGTCGGGCGCCTACGGGCTGACGCTGAAACTGTCGCAACTCGCCTTCCGCAATCTCGACCTGCGCGGCCTGCCAGATGCCGGCCAGATCGTCCTCGACGAGCTCGCTCGCGCCACCCGCGAATATTGCCGCCTCGCCGTGGTCGAGGGCGAGAACCTGACCTGGATCGCCCGCGCCCAGGGGGCGACCGCCGGCCTGCGCTACGAGCCGCCCATGGGAATGGGCATCGTCCTGCACGCCACCGCGACCGGCAAGGCATGGCTCGCCTCGCTGCCCGAGGCGGAGGCGCTGCGCATCGTCTGCGCGCGCGGTTTCGACGCAGAGGGCCGCGCCGGTCCGAACGCGCTCAGCGAGGTCGACGCCTTGCGCAAGCATCTCGCCGAAACCCGCAGCCGCGGCTTCGCGCTCGCCGTCGAAGAGGGCGAGATCGGTACCGTCGCTCTGGCGACGACCTTCCGCGCGGGCCCTGATGCGGGGGCAGCGATTGCGGGCACGCTCAGCGTCGCCGGGCCGCTGCCACGCATGCTTGAGCCGCGTCGCAGCGAGATCGCGGCGGCGCTCGCCACTGCCGCCCGGAACATGGCTGAGATCTGGCCGCTGAGGCGGCGACAGATCGGGCCCCTGCCAGCCGTTTCGACAGGGGCAGCCGGGCAAACGATGCCGACAGAGACATCAGCATGA
- a CDS encoding SDR family NAD(P)-dependent oxidoreductase yields MSVRHDLSGRHAIVTGGAGGLGRGIAQALIAAGASVELWDQDADGLGQAVTELGRRASQRQLDIRDVNAVEAAADAAVSTHGRIDILINNAGVLGEVKPIWETTPENFQRVLQVNLFGAYLVTRAVVGRMLHQEPRRSPDGHPLRGHVVNIASIQGKEGMAMAAAYSASKAGLIALTKSVAKETAKEGIIVTAVTPAAAETAMAKEISAERRADIMSRIPMGRFVEVPELARMVLWLSSDDCSFSTGGIFDLSGGRATY; encoded by the coding sequence ATGAGCGTGCGTCATGATCTCTCCGGCCGGCATGCGATCGTCACCGGTGGTGCCGGTGGACTCGGTCGTGGTATCGCGCAGGCCCTGATCGCGGCAGGTGCGAGTGTCGAGCTCTGGGATCAGGACGCTGACGGCCTGGGGCAGGCTGTCACCGAGCTCGGGCGCCGCGCCAGCCAGCGCCAGCTCGATATCCGTGACGTCAACGCGGTCGAGGCGGCGGCCGACGCCGCGGTGTCCACTCATGGCCGCATCGACATCCTGATCAACAATGCCGGCGTGCTCGGCGAAGTGAAACCGATCTGGGAGACGACGCCGGAGAATTTCCAGCGCGTGCTGCAGGTCAATCTGTTCGGAGCCTATCTGGTCACCCGCGCCGTCGTCGGCCGGATGCTGCACCAGGAGCCGCGGCGTTCGCCGGACGGCCACCCGCTCCGCGGCCATGTCGTCAACATCGCCTCGATCCAGGGCAAGGAGGGCATGGCGATGGCCGCCGCCTATTCCGCCTCGAAGGCGGGGCTGATCGCCCTGACCAAGAGCGTCGCCAAGGAGACGGCCAAGGAGGGCATCATCGTCACAGCGGTGACGCCGGCCGCCGCCGAGACCGCCATGGCGAAAGAGATCTCGGCCGAGCGGCGCGCCGACATCATGTCGCGCATCCCGATGGGGCGTTTCGTCGAAGTGCCGGAGCTGGCGCGCATGGTGCTCTGGCTATCCTCAGACGACTGCTCCTTCTCGACCGGCGGAATCTTCGACCTGTCGGGTGGGCGCGCGACTTACTGA
- a CDS encoding amidase produces the protein MLSVRDIARRVANGAMSAQAALADSERRIEERDGDLRAFAARPETLSPGEGPLAGIAVGVKDIIDTADLPTGMGSSIYDGHQPKADAPIVMALKAAGATVAGKTQTTAFAFLDPAPTRNPHDRSASPGGSSAGSAAAVAASLVPLAIGTQTGGSVIRPAAYCGVAAIKPSYGLLPTVGVKPFSWSLDTLGLMAASASDLGFALATLTGRADLDAPEATLDGLKLGLCRQEFADKPEPACEGALQRISELARQGGAQVLELATPAELAETFHAHGPLQNWEATQALAWEYANHRDELPPKLRAYLDEVRATTPQDYDAARATSRRGRQAAQRWFGEADLVLTYAAPGEAPETLASTGDSKFNRLWTLLGTPCLTVPLMRGPRGLPVSFQLVGRFGDDAKVIAVARALERLILMSG, from the coding sequence ATGCTTTCGGTTCGCGATATCGCTCGCCGCGTCGCCAATGGCGCGATGTCGGCGCAGGCAGCCCTTGCCGACAGTGAGCGGCGAATCGAGGAGCGGGATGGCGATCTCAGAGCTTTCGCGGCTCGCCCGGAGACGCTTTCGCCGGGCGAGGGGCCGTTGGCCGGCATCGCCGTTGGCGTCAAGGACATCATCGACACCGCCGATCTGCCGACCGGCATGGGCTCGTCGATCTATGACGGCCATCAACCCAAGGCCGACGCGCCGATCGTAATGGCGCTGAAGGCGGCAGGCGCGACCGTCGCCGGAAAGACCCAGACGACGGCCTTTGCCTTCCTCGATCCGGCTCCGACCCGTAATCCGCACGATCGCTCTGCCAGCCCCGGCGGTTCCTCGGCCGGCTCGGCTGCGGCGGTTGCCGCCAGTCTCGTTCCGCTCGCCATCGGTACGCAGACGGGAGGTTCGGTGATCCGGCCTGCCGCCTATTGCGGCGTCGCTGCGATCAAGCCGTCCTACGGACTTCTGCCGACGGTCGGGGTGAAGCCTTTCTCATGGTCGCTCGATACGCTCGGCCTGATGGCGGCAAGCGCCAGCGATCTCGGCTTTGCCCTGGCGACGCTGACCGGGCGCGCCGATCTTGATGCGCCCGAGGCTACGCTGGATGGATTGAAGCTAGGCCTCTGCCGGCAGGAGTTCGCCGACAAGCCCGAGCCGGCCTGTGAGGGGGCGCTGCAGCGCATCTCCGAACTCGCCCGGCAAGGCGGCGCGCAGGTCCTGGAGCTGGCGACGCCGGCCGAACTCGCAGAGACCTTCCATGCCCACGGACCGCTGCAGAACTGGGAGGCGACGCAGGCGCTCGCCTGGGAATATGCCAATCATCGCGACGAGCTGCCGCCGAAGCTGCGCGCCTATCTCGACGAGGTTCGCGCCACCACGCCGCAGGACTACGACGCGGCGCGCGCCACGTCCCGGCGCGGGCGCCAGGCAGCCCAGCGCTGGTTCGGCGAGGCCGATCTCGTCCTGACCTATGCCGCGCCAGGTGAGGCACCGGAGACGCTCGCCTCGACCGGCGATTCCAAGTTCAACCGGCTTTGGACACTGCTCGGCACGCCCTGCCTGACCGTGCCGCTGATGCGTGGCCCGCGCGGGCTGCCGGTCTCGTTCCAACTCGTTGGACGCTTCGGTGACGATGCGAAAGTCATTGCCGTGGCGCGTGCGCTTGAGCGCCTGATCCTGATGTCGGGATGA
- a CDS encoding TIM44-like domain-containing protein: MSLISLARRGRAIALITGALLLVPIIAEAAPGGRSFGSRGSRTQSQVAPTPTAPGSSFQRSPTQAPGPTAAAPAAGAAAQAARPSMARSLMMGVAGGLLGAGLFGLLSGAGFGGLAGMLGLLFQVALIGGLIWLALRLFRRRSEPQLASAGAPLGRQAYQPTAPAMAGGLGGGAAAAAVAKPVEFELVGADYGSFERLLTEVQSSISDENVARLRQIATPEISGALEEEFAENARKGLIERAAEVKLLQGDLAESWREDGYDYATVAMRFSLLTAMVERNGGKVVEGHATIPREVIEHWTFVRSRGGEWKVAAIQPID, from the coding sequence ATGTCTCTGATTTCGCTCGCCCGTCGTGGCCGTGCAATCGCCCTTATCACCGGCGCGCTTCTGCTGGTGCCGATCATCGCCGAGGCCGCTCCAGGCGGCCGCAGCTTCGGCAGCCGCGGTTCGCGCACCCAGTCGCAGGTCGCTCCGACGCCGACTGCGCCCGGCTCCTCGTTCCAGCGTAGCCCGACGCAGGCGCCCGGCCCGACGGCCGCCGCTCCGGCTGCTGGCGCTGCCGCGCAGGCGGCGCGTCCGTCCATGGCACGCAGCCTGATGATGGGTGTTGCCGGCGGTCTGCTCGGTGCCGGCCTGTTCGGTCTGCTCTCGGGCGCCGGCTTCGGCGGTCTTGCCGGCATGCTCGGCCTGCTTTTCCAGGTCGCTCTGATCGGTGGCCTGATCTGGCTGGCGCTGCGCCTGTTCCGCCGCCGCAGCGAGCCGCAGCTCGCCAGCGCCGGCGCACCGCTCGGCCGTCAGGCCTATCAGCCGACTGCTCCGGCGATGGCCGGCGGTCTCGGCGGTGGCGCTGCCGCAGCAGCGGTGGCCAAGCCGGTCGAGTTCGAGCTGGTCGGTGCCGATTACGGCAGCTTCGAGCGCCTGCTGACCGAGGTGCAGTCGTCCATCTCCGACGAGAATGTCGCCCGCTTGCGCCAGATCGCAACGCCGGAAATCTCCGGTGCGTTGGAGGAAGAGTTCGCCGAGAATGCCCGCAAGGGCCTGATCGAGCGTGCCGCCGAGGTCAAGCTGCTGCAGGGCGACCTCGCCGAATCCTGGCGCGAAGACGGCTACGACTACGCCACCGTCGCGATGCGCTTCAGCCTGCTCACCGCCATGGTCGAGCGCAATGGCGGCAAGGTCGTCGAAGGCCATGCCACGATCCCGCGCGAGGTGATCGAGCACTGGACCTTCGTTCGTTCGCGCGGCGGCGAATGGAAGGTCGCGGCGATCCAGCCGATCGATTAG
- the dapB gene encoding 4-hydroxy-tetrahydrodipicolinate reductase produces MRLVVVGAAGRMGRSLVKAIHDTPGCVLSAAIERPGSPVLGQDAAVLAGLPASGVTVSDDALAAFVEAEGVLDFTTPDATVAFAGLAAQARIVHVAGTTGMEPQHLAKLEAAARHAAIIRSGNMSLGVNLLAALVRKVAATLGTDWDIEIVEMHHRMKVDAPSGTAVLLGEAAARGRAVDLAESRVAVRDGQVGARLPGTIGFAALRGGTVVGDHKVIFAGAGERLELAHVAEDRSLFAQGAVKAALWGRGRKPGLYSMADVLGLDKF; encoded by the coding sequence ATGCGTCTCGTCGTCGTCGGCGCCGCCGGCCGGATGGGCCGCTCGCTGGTCAAAGCGATCCATGACACGCCCGGCTGCGTGCTCTCCGCTGCGATCGAACGGCCGGGCTCTCCGGTACTCGGCCAGGACGCCGCCGTGCTCGCTGGGCTGCCCGCCAGCGGGGTCACGGTCAGCGATGACGCACTCGCCGCCTTCGTCGAGGCCGAGGGCGTGCTCGATTTCACCACCCCCGATGCCACCGTCGCCTTCGCCGGTCTCGCCGCCCAGGCCCGTATCGTCCATGTCGCCGGCACCACCGGCATGGAGCCGCAGCATCTGGCCAAGCTCGAGGCGGCGGCGCGCCATGCCGCCATCATCCGCTCCGGCAATATGAGCCTCGGCGTCAATCTGCTGGCGGCGCTGGTGCGCAAGGTCGCGGCGACGCTCGGCACCGACTGGGACATCGAGATCGTCGAGATGCATCACCGCATGAAGGTCGACGCGCCCTCGGGCACCGCCGTCCTGCTTGGCGAGGCGGCGGCGCGGGGGCGTGCCGTCGATCTCGCCGAGTCCCGGGTCGCGGTCCGCGATGGCCAGGTCGGCGCGCGTCTGCCCGGCACGATCGGCTTTGCCGCGCTGCGCGGCGGCACCGTGGTCGGCGACCACAAGGTGATCTTCGCCGGCGCCGGCGAGCGGCTCGAGCTCGCCCATGTCGCCGAGGATCGCAGCCTGTTCGCGCAGGGCGCGGTCAAGGCGGCGCTCTGGGGCCGCGGCCGCAAGCCCGGCCTCTATTCGATGGCCGACGTGCTCGGCCTCGACAAGTTCTGA
- a CDS encoding alpha-ketoglutarate-dependent dioxygenase AlkB family protein yields the protein MTVLPVAPGVTHWPGYLDPAEQAALVAELREAARRAPFYMPRMPKTGKPFSVKMTNCGALGWVSDERGYRYQPLHPETGAPWPPIPARLLRAWEELAGYPHPPEACLVNFYEPTAKMGLHQDRDEQDFDAPVLSLSLGDTAIFRIGGTSRGGKTISLKLASGDALAFGGEARLAFHGIDRILAGSSSLLPQAGRINLTLRRVTKPSA from the coding sequence ATGACGGTGCTTCCCGTCGCGCCTGGGGTGACACACTGGCCGGGCTATCTCGATCCTGCCGAGCAGGCGGCACTGGTTGCAGAGTTGCGCGAGGCGGCGCGGCGGGCACCGTTCTATATGCCGCGCATGCCGAAGACCGGAAAGCCGTTCTCCGTCAAAATGACCAATTGCGGCGCGCTGGGCTGGGTCTCCGACGAGCGCGGCTATCGCTACCAGCCGCTTCACCCCGAGACCGGCGCACCCTGGCCGCCGATCCCGGCTCGGTTGCTGCGTGCCTGGGAGGAGCTCGCGGGCTATCCGCATCCGCCTGAGGCCTGCCTCGTCAATTTCTACGAACCGACCGCGAAGATGGGCCTGCATCAGGATCGCGACGAGCAGGATTTCGATGCACCGGTGCTCTCGCTCTCGCTTGGCGACACCGCCATCTTCCGCATCGGCGGCACCAGTCGGGGCGGCAAGACGATCTCACTGAAGCTGGCCTCGGGCGATGCGCTCGCCTTCGGCGGCGAGGCGCGTCTCGCTTTTCACGGCATCGATCGCATCCTCGCGGGATCGTCGAGCCTGCTGCCACAAGCGGGCCGGATCAACTTGACCTTGCGGCGGGTGACGAAGCCGTCAGCCTGA
- a CDS encoding trimeric intracellular cation channel family protein produces MLEAAGVVVFALTGALVAARKRMDPFGFILLATVTGVGGGSLRDLLLDRRVFWIEAPSDVMLCTAVALTAWTIAYCKPGTLDGWGAKRLLIWADAAGLALFAVVGAQKGLASGVPIASAIAFGAMTATFGGIIRDILAGDRPMVLWSRDFYVTAAAAGAGATVGLAQMGLDARLVMLGGLAAGFGLRAGSLLFGWSFPKLPGDDTPPPSG; encoded by the coding sequence GTGCTCGAAGCCGCGGGCGTCGTCGTCTTCGCCCTGACCGGGGCGCTCGTCGCCGCCCGCAAGCGGATGGACCCGTTCGGCTTCATCCTGCTCGCTACCGTCACCGGCGTCGGTGGCGGTAGCTTGCGCGATCTCCTGCTCGACCGGCGCGTCTTTTGGATCGAGGCGCCGTCCGACGTGATGCTGTGCACGGCCGTCGCCCTGACGGCTTGGACCATCGCCTATTGCAAGCCAGGCACGCTCGACGGCTGGGGTGCCAAGCGCCTGCTGATCTGGGCCGACGCGGCGGGGCTCGCGCTCTTTGCCGTGGTCGGGGCGCAGAAGGGGCTAGCATCGGGCGTTCCCATCGCCTCAGCGATCGCCTTCGGCGCGATGACCGCGACCTTTGGCGGTATCATTCGCGATATCCTTGCCGGCGACCGGCCGATGGTGCTGTGGAGCCGCGACTTCTACGTTACCGCAGCCGCTGCCGGGGCCGGCGCGACAGTCGGCCTCGCGCAAATGGGGCTGGACGCGAGGCTCGTCATGCTGGGCGGGCTCGCCGCGGGCTTTGGCCTGCGCGCCGGCTCGCTCCTGTTCGGCTGGTCGTTCCCGAAGCTGCCGGGCGACGACACACCACCTCCGTCAGGCTGA
- the grpE gene encoding nucleotide exchange factor GrpE, with amino-acid sequence MTINDWDDGMTQNPAKDDPKPETESQDTAETQAVEPQTPDPLATAEAERDDFKDKLLRTLAEMENLRRRTEREIADAKAYAVTSFARDLLGSADNLRRALESVPEAARASADTTLSAVVEGVELTERELLKTLERHGVRKIDPHGEKFDPNLHQAMFEAPDAAIAKGLVSKVVQTGYKIGERVLRPALVGVSAGAPKPAANGSGNPAADAGDKPAN; translated from the coding sequence ATGACGATCAACGATTGGGATGATGGAATGACGCAGAACCCTGCGAAAGACGATCCGAAGCCGGAAACCGAGAGCCAGGACACGGCAGAGACTCAGGCGGTCGAGCCGCAGACGCCCGACCCGCTCGCCACGGCCGAGGCCGAGCGCGACGACTTCAAGGACAAGCTGCTTCGCACCCTCGCCGAGATGGAGAACCTGCGCCGGCGTACCGAGCGCGAGATCGCCGACGCCAAGGCTTATGCGGTGACCAGCTTCGCCCGCGACCTGCTCGGCTCGGCCGACAATCTGCGCCGCGCGCTCGAAAGCGTGCCGGAGGCGGCCCGCGCTTCTGCCGATACTACGCTGAGCGCTGTGGTCGAGGGCGTCGAGCTGACCGAGCGCGAGCTCCTGAAGACGTTGGAACGCCATGGCGTGCGCAAGATCGATCCGCATGGCGAGAAGTTCGACCCGAACCTGCATCAGGCCATGTTCGAGGCGCCCGATGCCGCGATCGCCAAGGGCCTCGTCTCGAAGGTGGTGCAGACCGGCTACAAGATCGGCGAACGGGTGCTGCGCCCGGCGCTGGTCGGCGTCTCGGCCGGCGCCCCCAAGCCTGCCGCCAACGGCTCGGGCAACCCGGCCGCGGATGCCGGCGACAAGCCTGCGAACTGA